The genomic stretch TACAGCCAGAACCTGTTCCAGAAGGACATCTTCAGCGCCATCGGGTGGATCCCCAAGCCCGCCACCATGAACGCGCTCGAGGAGGTCTTCCGCATCGCCAAGGCGCAGACGCTCATCGCCCTCTGCGGCACGGTGCCGGGCTACTGGTTCACCGTCGCGCTCATCGACGTCATGGGCCGGTTCGTGATTCAGTTCGTCGGCTTCCTGATGATGACGCTCTTCATGCTCGGCCTCGCCATCCCCTACTACCACTGGATCACCAAGGGCAACCAGATCGGCTTCATCGTCATGTACGCCTTCACGTTCTTCTTCGCCAACTTCGGGCCCAACAGCACCACATTCATCGTGCCGGCGGAGATCTTCCCGGCGAGGCTGAGGTCGACCTGCCACGGCATCTCGGCGGCGTCCGGGAAGCTGGGGGCGATCGTCGGCTCCTTCGGATTTTTGTACCTGGCGCAGAACCAGGACCCGGCGAAGACCGACCACGGGTACCCGGCGGGGATCGGGGTCAGGAACTCGCTCTTCTTGCTCGCCGCCTGCAACTTCCTGGGGCTGCTCTGCACCCTCCTGGTGCCGGAGTCGAAGGGGAAGTCACTGGAGGAGATGTCCGGGGAGAACGAAGGAGACGAGGTTGAGGGCGCGTGAGGTGATAAGCAGGAGGAGGGGCAAGCTGATGCTGCCACATTTTGCTCTGTTGTGTCTTCCACCACCGGTACTCTTCATGCGTGAATGGGTGTGATCACGGAAGCTTGGTTGGAGACTGTGCGTGTTCTTGGTAGACCGTAgcatttgaatcatcaaataaTACACGACAGGAATGCCTTATATGACAACGATGTATCATTTTGTATGGAATAATAAAGTGCAGCTCTCGATTTATTACACTCATCCTTCGCATTTGGTGCATTCTCTGTTTCCCAGCGATCCTTATGTTTAATGCTTTACCTGTCGTACTCATCGCTTACGACATGCCATCGATATGTTAGAAAGACAGCAATAAAAAGCGAGAAGTCAGCCTGAGATGTGGAATCGCTAGTTGTAGGTATCGCTTTACAAAGATCGGTAGTCTATTTATCTTCTCAGAGAGCATGGTCGAAGTTTAATAAGTGGTGGGGATTCTTGTGAGTAAGTTGCTTGTCACCGTTTCCAAGATGATAAGATGATACGTGACTTAGAGTCTTTGGTTTCATACTCCTTaggactaaatgatcttatcagtATTTCCTTCTGTAGGGGAGCCAAGGTGTACGACTTGGGAGCGAGTTTGCTTAGTTGAGGTGTAAACCTCGGGCCTTCTTTCTAATGACAGTTTGCTTAGTCGAGGTGTAGGCCTCGAACCTTTTTTCTAGTGTCAATTTGATAAGGGATTATTTGATTGGTCGGCCATTGGTGCGGCTCGTAGGCTCACGAGGAATTGTTCGCTTTAGACAATAAGCATACCAGCACGATTTTGTTTTTTCGAAGATATGAACTCCAAAAGACGTCTTTGAGGGTAAGGAGAACCTAATGGACTTATGCGCTAAACCAAAACTTGGTTTTGATGGTTCTATTTCGTTTTTTGAAATTTAGAgccaaaaacaaaatcatttctGAAatggcaaaaaaaataaaaaaattctaaagaCCCCTATAAATGATGAATACATCTTTCCAAAAGTTTAATAAATGActaataagaaaaatattttaaattttttaaaataaaaaatagagatGTTTCGAGTTCAAAATCGATTAGAACAATTTAATTCGGATTCTATGTTTGGTAGATGCTGATTTTAAAACTACTATCGATTATTTAAAACTTTTTATTCTATGAAAAATGTACATTATCCATCCTTTTTAGGGACAAGATAGACATGGCAACTCATAACATTACAATGTTCCTTTTGTACAGTATAATGCATGTATCAGTAAGAAACAAGAAGTTGGCACCAAAAAACAAACTGGTCTAATGACCATTTTTATTCATTTAACATGACTGATAACAGATACAAAGTGTCAACTCAATCACTCGGTGATACATTGGTCAAATACCTCCACACCTTGACGGCACCCATCTCATCTCCGGTGAAAAAGAGCCCGGACGGTCCGATATGCAATGACCTAACGTTACTCTTGTAGAATATCGTCCCTCTTCCACCAAACCTAACATTTCGAGTAGAAAGCACATTAGACAAAATACATGAGATGCCTTACGAGCTAATACTTGTGATGGAGATACTTACGATGGCAGTTCAAACATTTGAACACTGTGGTCATCAAGGGAACACATTATGACTGGTTTCTCATTTGCATCGTATATTCCTTCCATTGCTAAAACTCCCTGTGACAGATCAAGTAACATGTTAATTATGATAAAGAACACGGTCATAATTTCCTAGAGACATAAAATTAATTTGAACATTCATGTAATGTGCAAGTCATTTGTGGAGATTATGAAAGGAAATGGTTGTCTTCGCAGCACAAAGGTAAACAAATCAGGTTCGTAAATCAAAGCATGTTCACAAAACTTTAGTGTCAAGGATATTTTAGCTCATGCAATATATAATTTCCACTTCAAATGCCTATTTATACCATTATATTCATAGTTCCATTATGTTGATAACTTCTTAAAGTAAAACAGACTATCTTCAACAACAATACTAAATAGAAGCTGGGACAAGTTGAAATGACACATGGACAACAAAAATTTTATGATGTCGAAGAAGTAATTAATGAAAGATACATAGAAGGTGATACACACGCTTATAACTAAATTTTTGGGAATGTTTCTTTCACTTTTTTTTAATCGTTCAGCTGGCACAGAACAATGTTGATGgcaatgacttcaaatgaacatgaGGGTTTGTTTGCCCATTCTGTGCTTGCTCTTTAGGGAAGGAATAAATTCAACAATGTGATGAGGATGTAAACCACAAAGGACTAATGTTGCACAGAATTCATAAGACTATTATAAGTACCATGGTAGTATAAGAAATAAGTGTGTTAAAAAAGTAACAAAGATGTATCAAAAGTTCTTCCAATAAATTTAAGAACTCCAATATGGTTTCCTCACTAGTGTTTTCTTCTCTCAAAATCTGGCTTGGACAGGATAAAGTGTATCATAGAGAAGTATTTGACAAAGAAGGATATCATGCGATCTAGCCATTCCACTGATTTCCTCTTAAATCAGTCTCATTACTGAGCTTCGAAATGTTTGATATAAATGTCAGTagatatttaattattttctcTAAATTTATCGCAAGTCACAATTGATAGTCTAAAATAATTGGATGCACTAAAACAAATAAAACCTTCATCCAAAAGAAATGAATAAACATATGCAACTTACATGCTCTAAATTGTGGGTATATATTAGTTCCATACTGCCGGTATTCGTGGCTGCCCAAACCTGCATTTAAAAGAATTAATAACAAAATTGAGAATGCAAATCATTAAATTTAGAAAAAGCAAAGAAATCTTACCTTAATCGTGCAGTCCAATGAGCAAGATAAGAGATAGTCGTTCCAGCACAATACAGATGTAATAGTTGATGTATGGCCCTCGAGAGTGTGAATGCACTCAAGAGTTTCGAGGTCCCAGACCTGAAACAAAATTTAACATCGATTTAATTATATCTATGTCATCAAATTGAAATCACATGCAACAAATACCCATAAAAGTAAGAAGCATCCTTCTTCACCGTCACATAAGAGGACATGGAGAATTGTGCCGAGGAAGTGGCAGACTTAGTGCATCAAGTTGAAATTTACTGAAAATGAAATCAATCGATCCTTTGTATGTTTACTGTTGTCAGTAGTTCCCAAGAAGTTGTCACATACAATATACATTTATTTGGCCACACACCAACAACACATGAAGTTTAGATTATGGTTCAGCTGACATGAGGCAACTGAATACTTTGAGGACATGATGTTTAACAAATAAGACAGCAATGTCAAGGACTGGATTATGTGCACCACATGAATAATGTAATGATCTTCTACTAGTATCTCTTCGTTAAATTCCATAGAATACAGAGTTATTCTGAAATCACAATAATCAGACGTAAAGatgttaaaatgaaacacttgtaCTTACTCTAATTGTCTCGTCAACTGATCCAGAGTAAAGCCTAACTCCCACAATCAAGCTCACAACAGCTTGTCTATGCCCAGTGAGTACAGCAGCTGGTTCAAAGTTGTTGCCCTCTGTATTGGACTTCCACACTAGAATAATTCCATACTGAAATTAGGAAAAAGATAAGAATTTAGAGTATCAGTCATGAAAGACTGCTTAGTAAATCATTTTATAGTATAGTATGACTGCAAAACATCAAGTCCAGGTAAGATCACCAACTGACCatattgcacacttaaaaccacaTGAAAGCTAGCAAAAATTACCTCGAGTCCAGCAAAGAGGAGTTCGTTTTGGAACGCCAAGGCATTCACCCGGCTAGCGGATCCTTCTAGGCTTATTTGCAAGCCAGTCTCTGTATTCCATGCCTGCAACAGCATTTGACAAAGATTTGAGAACTCACAACAGCACATCCAAATACAGTTTCCATTAGCCAACAAAAGACACACATGAAAGTTTACAGCTCTAACCTTAACAGCTTTGAGAACACCGGCAAACACCCATGGCCCTTTGTTGAACATGCATATGATTTCATCTTCCATATCTACCATCATAATGCACTGCAAGAACACAAAGTTTGTCAAACTTCACACTAAATTGAAGCTACAAAGAAACATCAAGTGCAAAGACATCAACCTGGCCAGTGTTACAGTTCCAAACTCGGACTATTCCATCTCGACTGCCAGTGTATAGCTTGTCTGACCCAGCTGGGAGGGCTATCCCCACAATCCCCTGCCATTGCAAATGTCATGAGAACAGTAATTCAGGGTGATAACATTATGAAGGGGAAATCACTGAGGCCAAGAGCTTTGAATTTCACCTTCGCATGACCTTGTAAATCAATCAAGTATTCAAACCAAGGATTGAGGTCATTGCATTTCTCTTTGGTTGCCACATGATCGTCTGTAATTAAACTTGCCTTATTGATCATATCGTGCATGACCAAACTGTGGATCAGAGGTGGACAATGCTCCTTAGATGGACTGCAGACAGCCTCCTCATGTTCTTGTTGAATCAAATTAACCTCATTTGTCAGCTTGCTTGACTCTCCGCTGCTGTGCAACGAAGGTGGACAGTGCTCCTCGGGTGTAGGGCTACAAACAGAGTCCTTGTGATCTAGCTCAAACATTTGGTTGCTTGGCCCTCCAGTATTTTCATGGAGCTGCTGCTTACAGGGATCGACATTAGGGTTTTTCCAGACATAACTTCTTCTCCAAGGGATGCCTCCATCAGATGAAGGACTACAAAAAGAGTCCTTGTGATCTAGCTCATTGGTCGGTTTGCTCGGCCCATTATTAACGTTATGGAGTTGCTTCTTACAGCGACCGACATTAGGGTTTTTCTGGGCATGACTTCTTCTCCAAGAGATACCTTTATCACTGCTGTTTCTGTTTGAGGCACACGGCGGATTCTGATCGTGTAGGTAGGGGCATTGATAGCGGGTGCAACGCCCAGCCAACCAAAATTTACAAACGGGCATCCTCAATGATGCAGATGCAGGATGATGACGCTGATCAATCGGGTGACTCATGGACGCTGCCGCCGAAACCCATTCAAGAACAAGACAACAGAAGACAGATCAATCAATATAATCATCGAGTATAGGAAATCAAGGGAGCTCATGATTGAATCTTTCATCAGGGAAGAACACCACTGTCCATCTTTTCTGTATGTGATTCAAACAAATCTTCGAAATAGAGAATCCCATTCAAGAAAGTTGAGCGGACAAATCAATCAAATTGCGAGTCCAAGATTGGATCCTTGGTCAGGGAAAGAACAGCGCTGTATGTCCTGAACGATTTGTCCGGCCCAAAACACTATCCTCCAAACCCCGTATTTTTCATCAAATCGAATCTCAAGAAACAAACGGAAAGCCGCCGCCGTGCCGATCATAGATCCGAATACCGAGAGAgataaagaggggaataatatggGAGAGGAAGAGCGGGAGGAGGAGGCCTGGGAATCGTCGTCTTCGTCGAAGGGATTGGACATCATCGTCgccgtcctcgtcctcctcctccaacCTCCTGTATCTCTCCGAAGGATCTCCCTCGCCTCTCCTCTCGCTATGATTAAGAACAGCCATGGAATCGAAACGAGAGATCGTAGGAGAGACCgaaccttttcgctgctgcgacctccttccctctctctcctcttcgcGTTCTTTACCGAGCGCGCGTTCGATTATGATTAGAGGCCCCCCCAACCTTTTATATACACGCAAACAGATTTACACTTAGATCCCTCTTTATTGTATAAAATACATACCAGTGTTCACAATTTTCAATAACACCCTAATCAAATAGAATTTCTCACAGATATCCCTACCTCTCCGTTAGGTGACATTTTCTTAAACGCCCTCCTAAATTTGTTTTTCACACATATATTCCTTTCTATCCATTTGATGGCATTTATATGTTTCCAATCTCCGGATCAATTCATTGCGATGACAATTAAATGTTTCGGACCGTCGGATCAGTGATGGCCGTCGACTCCACCGTCCGTCACTCGAGCCGGGAGATCTCGGCCGTACGCTTCGTGGGCTTCTCGTGCAGCATATCTTGGGCCGAGCACGCGATGCAAACCGAGAAGCCCATGTTCGGGGAACCGACGCCAGTCCAGGTTACCCTGATAGCTCACCCAGCCCACCGCATCGCTCCCACAAGTGGGTCCCAAAAGGATCCAACCGCGAGTATGGTAATTCTCGTGTACAGATTCCCACCTCAACCATCCTCATATTGAATTTTTTAGTGTTACAATCACATGTAATGAGGCAAAAAATTATATTGGTAAATTGTATAAAATTAACAATATTATGAATAATGGTATCAGTCAAGTGCATGGAGGTTTCTTTTTTTTGGTTAATATATATGATGTGCTTGTAATGTTAATATaagatttcatgtcacttcttacTAGACTCACTCAAAACAATTGAATGAGCTTAATGATGAATTGGGGGGGAGCATAAATAGCCTACTTACCATAAATTCTCATATGATCATACTAGTTACTCTAGTATGACATCATGCAAAATATAATGAGATTGGGGTGGATTTGTGTGTTTTCATGAGGTATTTGGTAATAGAAAATGCCTTTCTTAAGCACTAATTGTGACTAAGATGTTAAGCAGATTGGATAGGGAATTCACATCTTGACACACTTTTCATTAGCCAAGAGGGGCACTAAATCTTGTAATTATATTGTTTAATTTAGATAATTGTTTATGAGATTATAAACTATTTCCCAAGTGTAATGTCAAACATTCTCCTTCTCATTCACTCATGTCTTATCTACTCTACCACAGTGGCTAAGACAGTATAACCAATCATAAGGGTTTATGCTTGAATGAAAGTGCAGAAATAATGCATCCTTCACCTCAATTATGTGTACATAGAGATACTTAAAATACTTTGAAAACAAATCCTCACACAATACTACACTATGAATCTCTTATGTTTCTGAGAGATTAAGGAGTTCTTTCAATATCACACCTATATCTTTAATTGGTGTCTCTGTTCACTATAATCTTTCATCTTTGGATATTTTCATGATGCCTTTTCATTTAGCAAAGACTATCCAACAATACTACATGCATATTTGTGTAACTTTATTCAGCTCCATTTAAATATACAAACTTCTCCAGAGAGATTCCACCTGAGCCATCTTACTCCTAATTTTATTCATGAGAAAAGGAGATGGCTCTCTCAAAGCTTAAAAGAGTCCAGTCTAATGATTCCTGAAGCCACAAGGAGAACATGCAAACAGTCCACTCTGGAGATAGAAAACACCTTCTAAGTACAAAGTACATCACTAACACAATCCATATACTTGTTCTTCTGCTCATAATGAGGTCAAGAAAGGAGGAGTTGCATGAACAAGGAGAACATGCTGTTGCAGGTCACGCATGCAGCCTCCACTAGCAAATGCCTCCCAAATGCATTGTTTTGTAATGCTAACATTTCCATATATTAGCATGCATGAATCAATAAAGAACACTCAGAAACCtagaaatctatgatgttaatgaTGGCTGCAAGGTCACCAAGACCAGATAAGAGTACTAGGTTGCAGTCCCATCCACAAAAGCATCACATTACTGTTCTTTTATGCTCTAGAACAGGTGGAAAGCAAAATCTATGCCAGCAAAGTGCACCAAAAGATTCCTTAATGTTACTTCTTAATGCCAGGGGCTGAACTTTAAGAGTAGTATATGCTTTAATTACATTGGTTAGGGTTTATGATGTCCATCCATCAGTAGATCATGTCAGACACCAAAAGCTTTGGTGGTGCATGCATGCTTCCTGTGATTTCACCTGAAACAGTTCTCAGAAGATAAATATTGTGTGTGTATGAGGAAGGATGGCAGGAGCCATAGAAATGGATCTCCTCTTATTAGGGTAAGTTTTGAATTAATCTCACATAAAAAAAGTTGATTAGATGATTTGATCTGCACACAGCTCCATAAAAACAAAATTGAATTGGATTCCCAACCAAAAATTATGATAGATACTCAACACTCTATGTtcaaataatctttatatttct from Musa acuminata AAA Group cultivar baxijiao chromosome BXJ1-3, Cavendish_Baxijiao_AAA, whole genome shotgun sequence encodes the following:
- the LOC103979507 gene encoding zinc finger CCCH domain-containing protein 17-like, with protein sequence MSHPIDQRHHPASASLRMPVCKFWLAGRCTRYQCPYLHDQNPPCASNRNSSDKGISWRRSHAQKNPNVGRCKKQLHNVNNGPSKPTNELDHKDSFCSPSSDGGIPWRRSYVWKNPNVDPCKQQLHENTGGPSNQMFELDHKDSVCSPTPEEHCPPSLHSSGESSKLTNEVNLIQQEHEEAVCSPSKEHCPPLIHSLVMHDMINKASLITDDHVATKEKCNDLNPWFEYLIDLQGHAKGIVGIALPAGSDKLYTGSRDGIVRVWNCNTGQCIMMVDMEDEIICMFNKGPWVFAGVLKAVKAWNTETGLQISLEGSASRVNALAFQNELLFAGLEYGIILVWKSNTEGNNFEPAAVLTGHRQAVVSLIVGVRLYSGSVDETIRVWDLETLECIHTLEGHTSTITSVLCWNDYLLSCSLDCTIKVWAATNTGSMELIYTHNLEHGVLAMEGIYDANEKPVIMCSLDDHSVQMFELPSFGGRGTIFYKSNVRSLHIGPSGLFFTGDEMGAVKVWRYLTNVSPSD